A window of Drosophila sulfurigaster albostrigata strain 15112-1811.04 chromosome X, ASM2355843v2, whole genome shotgun sequence genomic DNA:
CGTTataatgacaacgacaacgacgacgacaattCTTGCATACGAATgcttctctgctctgctctgctttggctttggggTCGCTGCTTTGTGGCTACTGCGCCTTTTTTGTATCACCTTTTctttcacatacacacagacacacaccaACACTGACACACATGGAGAACGAGAGATAAACGACTTAATTTCCGCAACACAAAATTGAATAGACTTTTGAATTTccttccacacacactcacgctaAATATTTAGCACccaaaacaacacacaacacaaacaacaacaatgtgaagGATGATAGTAAGAGCGCGAGGGGGGGAGGGCGGGAAGAAGATGCAAAACGACGAACGACGCTCGATAATTGCACTTGGCACTAAACACAACGAAATGcggcggcgacgacgacgacgacggcaacggcggcagcagcggcgactGCTGTGTTGCGCATTTAACACacgtttataaataaatatgctagATATGCATAAATCCGttacgtttcgtttttttattctttgtttCTTCGACTCGTGTTGTCCTGTTGCTACTTATTTGATTGCGTTCTTGCGTTCtgtttcttcgtttttttttgtattttgctgcGCTTCGAATTTCAGCCACTGTCTCGCCGCCAGTGTGACTGAAGTGTCGTATTCAAATAAGCCGACTGCATGGAGTTCATTTGTGGTGGGGGGCTCACCTTAACAGTTGCTTGTGCTCCGGTCACACTGCTGCAGACAAAGTTGCGCACAGTTGGCAGCATTGCGCTCAACAGTTAcagcaagttggcagcactgccAAAGAGTTTGACTTCAATTTTAATGCGTTCtactttttgttattattttatgcgtttattttatagtacttgttaatttaatgtatgtatatgtagctaatttagttatttttcttgttattttatttggtggctaattcatttttattacgCACCTAATTTAtcgtatattattatattattaatggaATGCATTTAGTAGctaattattaaacaatatttatacgCATTTcagaaaacaaattgaagacgtgttagttttgtatttgatttatttttgtcagttacatttttgattaattatttgattatattaatCTACTGCGattaaacatattatttatttaatttttttagttttgtctattacattttgtttttatttattttattagattaAGTTTTTGTGCTAACAcatattatgttttatttttgtctatcacattttttttttatttattttataagatGAATTTATTGCTCTTACGcatattgtttatattatttttgtctacatttggttttatttatttttttatttacattatttctgtattattgtctaaaacattttattttctttattttattattttattattcatatatattttttttttttgtctattacattttgttgtatttattttattagaataaattattgcgcttaaatgcattaattattttatttcttgtttttatgctgtagtatatatatatttaattcatttatctAGTTGTTAATTAATacaattgatttatttcagttatttaattttattacattattttattttttcgaaaTCTATTCGCAATAAATCGAATATGCATATTCACTACACAATCGTTTTGCCACTAGGTGGCAACGCCGCTGCGGCTGCAGCGTATACAAAAGCGGTACGGCAACGCTGGCATAGCCCAAAAATTTTGTAGTccaattttgtgtgtttttctgcGTAATTCTGTAATATGGCTAATTCGTGGCTCGCTGCACAATATTAAACGCGATCgctggctgtgtgtgtgcacgaaacgaagacgaagacgaagaggATAGCAACAGTTGGAGCAGTGTGCAATTTGGCTGGCCgtagcgcacacacacacacaagcaggCGAGCGAGGCCAACTCCTCCACCCCCCCTCGCCCATCGACAAACCAAGCGCCTGCctgaacaataataataataatagtgaTACTTAAAGTGGAGCCAACGATGTCGGAGCGCAAGCGTTATCACAAGGATAATGCGCCCACCGACGACATTATAACGCTGATCAATCTGGTGCGCCAGAATCCAGCGCTCTACAACTACAAATTGCAGCCAAATCAGCGACGACGTCCGGACATCTTAAGCGGCTGGATGAAGGTGTCCCAGCAAATGGGCAGTAAGTTGTCTAGTGTTGTGTTGTCTTCCGCTTCCATCTAATCAAGTTAATCAATCCTAGATAAGTACAGCGTGCAGGAAGTGCGACGCAAATGGAAAAATCTGAGGGACACTTATCATCAATATCGTCGCCGGTCCCCGAAATGCATTGAGGGACGATTGTCAAAGTGGCGCTATGCCAAGCCACTTGATTTCCTCTCCAAGGTGTATCAACCGAAGTTGAAAGCTCAGCGCAATGCGCTCGCTGCAATGTTGCAGATCAAAAAGCAGCCCGATGATGAGGACGAAGACGAGGATGGGGATGTGGGGGATGTGGATGATTTGGAGCACGATGTGATCGATGAGGATGGCAGCGGTGCTTTGGCcagccatcatcatcaccatcatcatcatggaCACAGCTCGCAGATCACTTTGGTGGGCGGCGATGAGGCGGAAACCTTTATACTGACTGCCTATGAGGAGAGTGTGGCCGATGACAGCAATACGCATCCGACGCATCATCAtggccatcatcatcatcatcaccagcagcagcatcagcagcatcatcacCATCACATTCCCGACAGCCATCAGCAGCATGTGCATCACctgcaacaccagcaacaacaacagcagcaacaacaacaacagcaacaacgtcaTCACGATGGCAGCATCTCGAGCATTGAATTGTCACAGATAACGCAAGATGAGGACGACGATGACGTTGATGGCGAAGTGGAGGACGATGACGATGTTGTGGACGATGAGCTGGATGAGGATGAAGTGCAGCAACACGATGGTACCCAAGTGGTGGACATTGTGAAGCACGAACTGGACGAAGATGCCGCCACAGGAGCCGAAGTTGACTACGAGGAAGTGTGTTTGTATGAGGAGGCGAGTGGAGCGCATTGTGGCGATGATGTGGCCGATAGCAAGGGCTTCCATTACATCGATGAGTTCATCGAGGACATTGAGCCGGAGACGCACGAGACCCAAAAGGAGATCACGTGCCACATTCTGCGTGCTCATCACTTTGCCAGCACAACTGGAGGTGGAAGTGGAACTGGAAGTGGGAGCGGGAAcagtggaggaggaggaacaacagtaacagcgaCGGCCACAAATAGCGTGCTTGCTGGCGGAGTGATTACGGCGGACACGAAGCTCAAGAATCTCACGCTGGTGACCACAACGAATGCAGCAACCacgacatcatcatcatcgacaaAAGAATCGCAGCAAATTGCGCTTGTCGATGTCACCGAGGCAACGAGCACCAGCGTCACAATTTCCCAACCCGCCGCCTGTCAACTGAATGCCACAACAGCGGCGGCGACAGCAACTccttcggctgctgctgctgctgctgttgtcagcACGACGTtgcaaccaacagcagcaaccacttTGTGCAATAGTTCAGCGGGTCACTTCAGCAGcccgacgacgacgatacTCCAACTGCCAACGTTGAGTTGTGGAGGCACTTCCATCAGCGTTGCCTCCAGCAGCACGCTCATCAAAGAAGACGaactccagcagcagcaacaggtgcaacaacaacaacagcagcatcatcaacagcaacaacagcagcaacatcaacagcagcaacaacaacaacatcagcaacagcaactcaagCGAGATGAGCTCGATTTGTTCTTCGATTTCCTCAAGAAGAAGATGCAATACTTTAGCAAAACGCAAATCACGCACATCCAAATGGAGTTCCTCAACTGCGTCAGTCGGCAGGAAGTCGCCGCCGATCTGGAAGCCAAGGATTAAACGGAGGAGAGCGCGCGTTTTTTCATCAGATTTAAATTACttaccttttttttaatataattatttagaatTGTAAATCGgtcatttttaagttttaacgCTTTTCCTCTCCTTGTCCCTGTTCCCCcattctcctctctctctctctctctctctcccattctccctctctgtcCCACTCTTCCCCAattctcctcctctctctttctcttttaatataattatttagaatTGTAAATCGgtcatttttaagttttaacgcttttcctcttcctctctccctTTCCTTGTCCCccattctccctctctctctctcttccccaattctcctcctctctctttctcttttaaGTGTTCGTTTTTAGCCTTAGCTCGCCAATTTGAACGTAGTGTTTAGCGTTAACGATGCCTCGTCTATACCTTGTGTATAACCCCCGCCCCCCTTTGAaccctgccacgcccccccCCCCCAAACTGTGTAATgaatataattgtaaaataaaactaatcaCATTTCtcgaaaaatgttttacaacTTGCTAAACAGAAACAATTCATCAGTCAACTTGATTTATAacgttgccacgcccactgctGACGCCTTCGCCGTTTAACGAAACTTGAAACtagtgagaaagctacagtggagtgtgctcgactgtgagatacccaatAAAAGCGAAACGGTGCGGtattatgcttaaaatataccaaattaatataccggaaaataccaaaatctacatttggtatattgatatagtattgcatataaaatataacagtgcggtattattcttaaaaatataccaaattaaaataccacaaatatactaaaacctacatttggtatatttatatagtataaagttcataatataccacagagtacaaTATATGCCAGGCTCCAGtgctgtattatttttttaaatataccaaacattataccacaaaaatactacaaatactGAAGgctattttttggtatattgatatagtattacattcaacatataccgaata
This region includes:
- the LOC133848089 gene encoding probable serine/threonine-protein kinase DDB_G0267514 yields the protein MSERKRYHKDNAPTDDIITLINLVRQNPALYNYKLQPNQRRRPDILSGWMKVSQQMGNKYSVQEVRRKWKNLRDTYHQYRRRSPKCIEGRLSKWRYAKPLDFLSKVYQPKLKAQRNALAAMLQIKKQPDDEDEDEDGDVGDVDDLEHDVIDEDGSGALASHHHHHHHHGHSSQITLVGGDEAETFILTAYEESVADDSNTHPTHHHGHHHHHHQQQHQQHHHHHIPDSHQQHVHHLQHQQQQQQQQQQQQQRHHDGSISSIELSQITQDEDDDDVDGEVEDDDDVVDDELDEDEVQQHDGTQVVDIVKHELDEDAATGAEVDYEEVCLYEEASGAHCGDDVADSKGFHYIDEFIEDIEPETHETQKEITCHILRAHHFASTTGGGSGTGSGSGNSGGGGTTVTATATNSVLAGGVITADTKLKNLTLVTTTNAATTTSSSSTKESQQIALVDVTEATSTSVTISQPAACQLNATTAAATATPSAAAAAAVVSTTLQPTAATTLCNSSAGHFSSPTTTILQLPTLSCGGTSISVASSSTLIKEDELQQQQQVQQQQQQHHQQQQQQQHQQQQQQQHQQQQLKRDELDLFFDFLKKKMQYFSKTQITHIQMEFLNCVSRQEVAADLEAKD